One genomic window of Tenacibaculum tangerinum includes the following:
- the surE gene encoding 5'/3'-nucleotidase SurE, with the protein MSDRPLILVTNDDGITAPGIRMLIEIMNKIGDVVVVAPDSPQSGMGHAITVNNVLHCNPITIDEGPQIEYSCSGTPADCVKMAKNEILNRTPDLCVSGINHGANSSINVIYSGTMSAAVEAGIEGIPAIGFSLLDFDWHADFRAARKFIEKIVLNVLLNGLPDGVVLNVNIPKLKEEEIKGVRVCRQANGYWNETFDKRKSPFGKEYYWLSGEFINRDKGQDTDIWALENGYISVVPVQYDMTAHHAIQKLHTWDM; encoded by the coding sequence ATGTCAGACAGACCCCTAATTTTAGTTACGAATGACGATGGAATAACAGCCCCAGGAATTCGTATGTTGATTGAAATTATGAATAAAATAGGAGATGTAGTTGTAGTAGCTCCCGATAGTCCGCAAAGCGGAATGGGGCATGCTATTACGGTTAACAACGTATTGCATTGTAACCCTATTACCATCGATGAAGGTCCGCAAATCGAATACAGTTGCTCAGGAACCCCAGCAGATTGCGTAAAAATGGCAAAGAACGAAATTTTAAATCGTACTCCCGATTTATGTGTTTCAGGAATTAACCATGGCGCAAACTCATCTATCAATGTAATTTATTCAGGAACCATGAGTGCAGCGGTTGAAGCTGGTATTGAAGGAATTCCGGCCATAGGCTTTTCATTATTAGATTTCGATTGGCATGCCGATTTTAGAGCAGCACGTAAGTTTATAGAAAAAATAGTACTCAACGTTTTATTAAATGGATTGCCCGATGGTGTTGTTTTAAATGTGAATATACCCAAGTTAAAAGAAGAAGAAATCAAAGGAGTTCGTGTGTGCCGTCAGGCTAACGGGTATTGGAATGAAACATTTGATAAACGAAAGAGTCCGTTTGGAAAAGAATATTATTGGTTGTCTGGAGAATTTATAAACAGAGATAAAGGACAAGATACGGATATTTGGGCGTTGGAAAATGGCTACATATCGGTTGTTCCTGTTCAGTACGATATGACAGCGCATCACGCAATTCAAAAATTACATACATGGGACATGTAA